One Hemitrygon akajei chromosome 21, sHemAka1.3, whole genome shotgun sequence genomic region harbors:
- the slc18a3a gene encoding probable vesicular acetylcholine transporter-A: protein MAVNMAIGLIKSAVVTFSEVVGERSKQISDAMHEPLRQRKLLLIIVCIAMLLDNMLYMVIVPIVPNYLETLRTSKVAYFTVPTNGTNGSLFNSTRKAVSEGRPNANEDVQIGVLFASKAILQLISNPLTGPFTDRVGYDIPLLIGLAIMFLSTLTFAFGESYAMLIIARSIQGLGSAFADTSGIAMIADKYPEESERSRALGIALAFISFGSLVAPPFGGILYQFAGKRVPFLVLSVVSLLDGILLLMVITPFSSRTRQNMPQGTPIYKLMIDPYIAVVAGALTTCNIPLAFLEPTISKWMKKTMNAGELQMGLTWLPAFFPHVLGVYITVKLAAKYPNYQWFYGALGLVIIGASSCTVPACRNFEELIFPLCALCFGIALVDTALLPTLAFLVDIRYVSVYGSVYAIADISYSVAYALGPIVAGQIVHTLGFVQLSLGMGLVNILYAPMLLFLRNVCQLKPSLSERNVLLEEGPKGLYDTIIMEERKATKKTHVSSAGNHSTPSVLDNSDQEDSSE from the coding sequence ATGGCTGTAAATATGGCCATCGGACTGATTAAGTCAGCCGTGGTGACATTTTCGGAGGTGGTTGGAGAGAGAAGCAAACAGATAAGCGATGCTATGCATGAACCGCTGCGGCAGCGCAAATTGCTGCTTATCATCGTGTGTATAGCAATGCTACTGGACAACATGCTCTATATGGTGATTGTACCCATTGTACCAAACTATCTTGAAACATTAAGAACTTCAAAAGTGGCGTACTTCACAGTACCCACCAATGGGACCAATGGGTCTTTGTTCAACTCGACGCGGAAAGCTGTCTCGGAGGGAAGACCCAACGCAAACGAAGACGTCCAGATTGGAGTGCTGTTCGCCTCCAAAGCCATCCTCCAGCTGATCTCTAACCCATTGACTGGTCCCTTCACCGACCGCGTAGGCTACGACATTCCGCTGCTGATCGGGCTCGCTATTATGTTCTTATCCACCCTCACGTTTGCCTTCGGCGAGAGCTATGCCATGTTAATCATAGCCAGGAGTATACAGGGGTTGGGGTCCGCCTTCGCGGACACCTCGGGAATCGCCATGATCGCGGACAAGTACCCCGAGGAGTCGGAGAGGAGCCGAGCCCTGGGCATCGCCTTGGCTTTCATCTCCTTCGGTAGCTTAGTGGCGCCCCCCTTTGGTGGTATATTATACCAGTTCGCGGGCAAGCGCGTTCCCTTCTTAGTGCTTTCTGTTGTCTCTCTGCTGGACGGTATTTTGTTGCTAATGGTCATTACGCCCTTCTCTAGTAGAACACGTCAGAATATGCCGCAGGGCACCCCCATCTATAAACTGATGATCGACCCCTACATTGCTGTTGTGGCCGGGGCTCTCACCACCTGTAACATTCCTCTGGCTTTCTTAGAGCcgacaatatcaaagtggatgaaAAAGACAATGAACGCTGGTGAATTGCAAATGGGACTCACGTGGCTGCCGGCATTCTTCCCGCACGTCCTAGGCGTGTACATCACTGTAAAGTTAGCCGCTAAATACCCCAATTACCAATGGTTCTACGGAGCGTTAGGTTTGGTTATTATAGGTGCTAGCTCGTGCACGGTCCCAGCCTGCAGAAATTTTGAAGAACTCATCTTCCCGTTGTGCGCCCTCTGCTTTGGGATTGCCCTGGTGGACACTGCCCTCCTGCCCACCCTTGCCTTCCTTGTTGATATTCGTTATGTGTCCGTGTACGGTAGCGTGTATGCCATCGCTGATATCTCCTATTCCGTTGCCTATGCCTTGGGCCCCATTGTGGCCGGACAGATCGTTCACACTTTGGGGTTTGTGCAACTCAGCCTTGGCATGGGGTTGGTCAATATCCTCTATGCCCCTATGCTGCTGTTCCTCAGAAACGTGTGTCAATTGAAACCCTCTCTGTCCGAGAGAAATGTCCTTTTGGAGGAGGGACCAAAAGGTTTATATGACACCATCATAATGGAAGAACGCAAAGCGACTAAGAAAACTCACGTTAGCTCGGCAGGCAATCACTCCACGCCCTCGGTCCTGGATAACTCCGACCAAGAGGACTCCAGTGAATAA